In the genome of Pseudopipra pipra isolate bDixPip1 chromosome 4, bDixPip1.hap1, whole genome shotgun sequence, one region contains:
- the LOC135412589 gene encoding interleukin-8-like — MNGKLVAVLALFLLSAAVSQGRAVARMGTELRCQCIATHAGFIPAASIQDVKLTQSGPHCQNVEVIVTLKDGREVCLDPNALWVQRIVKAMLAKARRNSDSPL, encoded by the exons ATGAACGGCAAACTTGTGGCTGTCCTggctcttttcctgctttcagcaGCTGTGTCTCAAG GTAGGGCCGTGGCACGGATGGGAACCGAGCTCCGGTGCCAGTGCATAGCCACCCACGCCGGGTTCATCCCTGCAGCATCCATTCAGGATGTGAAGCTGACACAGAGCGGCCCCCACTGCCAGAACGTTGAAGTCAT AGTTACTCTGAAGGACGGCAGAGAAGTGTGCTTGGATCCCAATGCTCTCTGGGTACAGCGGATCGTAAAGGCAATGTTGGCCAA GGCTAGACGAAATTCTGACTCACCGCTCTAA